The genomic stretch cctggaggaggggtaCCAGGCAGATTCTCCGGTACTGAGCAGGAGGGTCCCAGGAGGACGAGGCCTTTGAGAagtgggagggcaggagaggcctGGTGTATCTGATGCTCTGGGAGGGTCTGGTCCAGTGGGCTCTGAAAGtgaggcaggagcagggagggaccaGGTGTAATTGGACAAGGGTGAGTCCCAGCATGATCGGGGTGCTGGGGAGCCACCGAGGGCCATGAAGCTGGTCAGCAACAGGGTCAGATGGTGCTTCATCCTGGCTGCTGAGTAGAGGGCTGGTCATTCGGGCTGAGGGTAGGCAGGTGCTCAAGAGAGGTGGTTgacccagggcagggctgggattgTCTCCTGGGCTCAGTTCCACAGCCCAGGCTGATTCCTGATGGATAGGGGTTCTAACTCAGGCACAGAGAACTTCCATTTACATCATAGGTGATAAAAGATCCTTTAGTCTCAGTGTTCCTGCCCCTCAGAGCCCTCAATCCAATCCCTACCTCCCtacagggaaggagcagagcagcTCATGCAGGAACCCTGGAGGGACAGTGAGGGACAGTGAAGGAATCCAGCTCAGGGGTGAGACAGCTGAGTTCACATCCTGGCCTTTGCCCAAGGCGTTCAGAGGTGCCTCAGTGTTCCCTTCTGTGAAAGGGGTGGATCATAGAGCTGAGGGAGCAGGAGATGAAATGCTGTGCATTAAGGGACTAGCTTGTTCCCATCTTTGACATAGTTACCCTGCTGTACCCCATGGCCATGGCTTTctcctgactctttttttttttttttaaagattttatttatttatttgacagagagaaatcacaagtagatggagaggcaggcagagagagaggaggaagtaggctccctgctgagcagagagcccgatgcgggacttgatcccaggaccctgagatcattacctgagccgaaggcagcggcttaacccactgagccacccaggcgccctctcctgACTCTTAAAACATCATCCTTCCCCTGGAGGAAGGGCCCAATTGGCTGCTGTAAGTGTGGACAGTGGCTTGGGGCCATGGTCAGGGTGGGGATCCTGGTCGCAGGGCCAGGCTCTTCAGCATGCCCAGTGTGTCCAGAGTCCGTGGTCCGTGAGCCCTCAGAGGGCCCGTACCGCGTCTTCAGCCCTCAAGTGATGACGGCCATTGCCTGCCGCGCCAGCTGAGGCAGGCCAGGTGGGCACAGAGATCGGCAAGGCGGACCCAGACCTACCTCGTAGACTGTACGGCCCAGTGGCGACCACGGTCAGCAAGATGCTGAGGACAGGCTGCGTTGAGCCGGCTGGTCACATTACACGAGGCAGGTTCAGGACAACAGCTGGGGGTTGACCCCTGTTGTGTGCGTGTGCATACCCGTGGCGCACAGCAGGTCCGGGTCTGCCCCAGGCTGGAGTGCACGAGCCAGGCAACGGGCTGTGgcatgcgggatcctgaaggGCTGTCTCTCCTGCGCCACAGAGGCCTCCGCTTCATCCAGGTCTTCCTCCAGAGCATCTGTGATGGGGAGAGAGATGAGAATCACCCCAACCTCATCCGTGTCAACGCCACCAAGGCCTACGAGATGGCCCTCAAGAAGTACCATGGCTGGATTGTGCAGAAGATCTTCCAGGTGAGCCCCTTAGCTGTGGGCTCCCCGGGCTCCCAAAGGGCTCCCTGTCTGTGCGGGGGGAGGTGGGTGCACCAGGGGGCCCTGTCCCGTGTGCTTGGgcccagaagagaagaaaggcttCTGGACCCACTGGGGCATCTGCTGAAGAGACCCTGGCCTGCAGGGGTCTTGGTGGCTTATGTTGGGATGATACTGGCTCGGGTTCCTGGAAATGATGCTCCCAGGGTTGCCAGACTGAAGGCCCACTCTGGAGATGAAGAGACCCGTGGGGCACCCTGCACACTGTTGCCGGCCACACTGCCTCTCTCTGGGCACATTCATCTTGTCCAGCCGCTCCTGGCCCAGCCTCTGGTCTGCAGCCCATCTGCACCCCCCTGCGAACTGGGGTCTGCCAGGCTTGCCTGCTTCCCACAGGGCACCACGGGCTGGGCCAGGAGCCAGGCTGGGTATAGGCAGGAAGAGCTAGGCCCCCTCCAGGCTACGCCAGCATGGCTGGTGACAGGGCCCATCCTGGGTGGGCGCCATGAAGCCCTGCCCTCCCCGTGTGCTGCTTCCTTGCCAAGTCCTCACAGCCGGCACCTGGGTGGTGAGGGTGTGTGCAGCCCACATCAGATTGTGTTCTTCATGAACGCGCCATGGGAGTGGGCAGGCGCAGGTGCAGTTcccccccatttcacagatgaggaactaGTGCTCAGAGAGATTAACTGTCTTGCTCCAGGTTGCACAGTAAGAGGGGATCTGGGATTCTACCTCCCTGAGCCTTCGTCGCCTCCTCTTGCATATGGGCGTAAACTAGGCCCCATCTCCAGGGGTCATAGTGATGATCGAACAAGCTAACACATACAAAGTGCCCAGCGCACACTCTACACTGTCATTCTGTGTCTTGCTGGTGGTATTTGTTATGACCATACTATTTCCAGTTGCCTCAGCCTATCAGACTCAGCCTAAGCTGCTCATCCAGTGATGTCCTTTCTTTTCTGGTTCTCTGTACTTCTCATCAATCAGGGAAGCCCTGAGAGTTATTGAAGCGTTGCCCCCTGAAGGCCAGGAGAGGCCACAGTCCGTATTAGCAGTGAGCTCCCCCAGGCCaccttctccagagcagggaacccagagGCCAGTGGCTCCGGGGTGCTGGGCACCTGCGCCATGCCTGGTATCATGCTGAGCACTGGCCACCCACCCCCCTGATCCTTTACAAGAGCAACCTGATTCGGTGGGTgccatcatcatccccattttacagatgaggaaaccgaggctcagagaggctaagtaactagCTCAAGGCTCACAGCTAGTCGGCGGCACAAGTTGGactttgaacccaggtctgtcggTCCCCAGAGCTCCTGTCCTGTCCGTCTTGCTGTCCCTCACGGGGGTAGAAGGGCACAcacatctccctcttcctttcccttctgacTCCATAAGGAGCATGGATCTCAGGGACGTCCCCTCCCAGGACCCCACCATCCCTGGCCCTGCGGCCCCGCTTGGTGGTCCTATCAGTCCCCTAACGCCATGCCGCCTACTCCCCCCCACTTTTGCCCGTCTCAAGGCAGCGCTGTATGCGGCTCCCTACAAGTCTGACTTCCTGAAAGCACTCTCCAAGGGGCAGAATGTGACGGAGGAGGAGTGCCTGGAGAAGGTCCGCCTCTTCCTGGTCAACTACACGGCCACCATTGACGTCATCTACGAGATGTACACCAAGATGAACGCCGAGCTCAACTACAAGGTGTAGGTGCGACCGGGGCAGGGGACCCCTCACAGCACCTGGTGAACCCGAATCACTGTGAATCAAGCCCGCAGGCCACCCCTGGAGCTGCCCAGAGGCCGGCGGAGGCCTACAGGGGACGGCAAGccctggttttcatttttttaaaaagtcattttgggGGGTTATCCTAATGGAGCAATATATAACAGTCCTACTTCCAAATCCCCTTTGAATTTCACAACAGCACAGACTGACTTCCATCCCTCCATTTCAGTGTggtaaaaatcaattaatgtttCTAATCAAGTCCTAAggggtgttttttttcccctttctctttttcttcctccccatgCGGAGCATACCTCTGGGGGGAGCTGTGTGTCATACACCTCACTTGAAAAAGAAGCACATGTCCTTAGGATCTGACCAAATGATGTTTTGGGTATTTTAAGGACCATGAGAAGTTTGATTTGAAATTACACAGGGCCCCTgcagtgggctttttttttttttttttaaagcaaactgt from Neovison vison isolate M4711 chromosome 3, ASM_NN_V1, whole genome shotgun sequence encodes the following:
- the LOC122903317 gene encoding glycolipid transfer protein, translating into MALLAEHLLKPLPADKQIETGPFLEAVSHLPPFFDCLGSPVFTPIKADISGNITKIKAVYDTNPAKFRTLQNILEVEKEMYGAEWPKVGATLALMWLKRGLRFIQVFLQSICDGERDENHPNLIRVNATKAYEMALKKYHGWIVQKIFQAALYAAPYKSDFLKALSKGQNVTEEECLEKVRLFLVNYTATIDVIYEMYTKMNAELNYKV